Proteins co-encoded in one Ralstonia sp. RRA genomic window:
- a CDS encoding ferritin-like domain-containing protein, which yields MSQVHLETGSASEQLPWTVHEIAYGSIDVARVRENRTLFYLVVSASFVESGSDLYAGNLAQYYADRPETAHWLIAHWEREELQHGRALRRYVETVWPEFDWERGYARFFDEYSLTCSIDQFEPTQALEMVARCVVEMGTATFYRAIAQAATEANEPVLRDLASRISADEVRHYKHFLRFFNECNAREGVGRARVLKALASRLREIKNEDSMIALRNVLRIERDQEDVPEADVRALNSRVSALVRSHLPIDMAAKMLLKPLRLRPVIERSIRPPLVALVRRVVLH from the coding sequence GTGTCACAGGTTCATCTGGAAACAGGATCCGCAAGCGAACAACTCCCGTGGACAGTCCACGAGATCGCCTACGGCAGCATCGACGTTGCACGCGTGCGCGAGAACCGCACGCTGTTCTATCTCGTGGTCAGCGCCTCGTTTGTCGAGAGCGGCTCCGATCTCTACGCAGGCAATCTCGCTCAGTACTACGCAGATCGCCCAGAAACCGCCCACTGGCTGATCGCCCACTGGGAGCGCGAAGAGCTGCAGCACGGCCGCGCCCTGCGCCGCTACGTTGAAACCGTCTGGCCCGAGTTTGACTGGGAACGCGGCTACGCCCGCTTTTTCGACGAGTACTCCCTCACCTGCTCGATCGACCAGTTCGAGCCGACGCAGGCACTGGAAATGGTGGCGCGCTGCGTGGTCGAGATGGGCACCGCCACGTTCTACCGCGCCATCGCCCAGGCCGCCACCGAGGCCAACGAGCCCGTGCTGCGCGACCTTGCCAGCCGCATCTCGGCAGACGAAGTCCGTCACTACAAGCACTTCCTGCGCTTCTTCAACGAGTGCAATGCCCGCGAAGGCGTCGGCCGCGCGCGCGTGCTCAAGGCGCTCGCCTCGCGCCTGCGCGAGATCAAGAACGAAGATTCGATGATCGCCCTGCGCAATGTGCTGCGCATCGAACGCGATCAGGAAGACGTGCCCGAGGCCGACGTGCGCGCACTCAACTCGCGCGTGAGCGCGCTGGTGCGCTCGCACCTGCCGATCGACATGGCAGCCAAGATGCTGCTCAAACCGCTGCGGTTGCGACCGGTGATCGAACGTTCGATCCGACCGCCGTTGGTGGCGCTGGTGCGGCGCGTGGTGCTGCACTGA
- a CDS encoding porin, translated as MKIKLFAAAAAALVSAGASAQSSVTLYGVADAGIEWANKVPGTNGGGNSRVSMQSGNGMTGSLWGLRGVEDLGGGLKGIFNLESGFDISRGTSNDSRLFGRKAYVGLQGQWGQLTLGRQTNLMYDFTTQYDPMALTSRYSILSQDAAMGGRADNAVKYVGTFNGLTASALYSFRNDGQEIAGNSKVGREWSAGLNYAAGPFSVGAVYDQTNGNSPLTADIKVQRATAAGTYAFGPAKLFAGYRWGHVTGLPIAAETRSNLYWLGAGYQATPALSLTGAAYYQNHKSDVGNPWLFSVGADYALSKRTDAYLNLAYAKNSSNALLPIGVAQDTTPAVVVNPDGTTSSSNQMGAMVGIRHKF; from the coding sequence ATGAAGATCAAGCTGTTTGCGGCTGCTGCTGCAGCCCTGGTTTCCGCAGGCGCCTCCGCGCAATCGAGCGTGACCCTGTACGGCGTGGCCGATGCTGGCATCGAGTGGGCCAATAAGGTCCCCGGTACCAACGGCGGCGGCAACTCGCGCGTGTCCATGCAGTCGGGCAACGGTATGACGGGTTCGCTGTGGGGCCTGCGCGGCGTTGAAGACCTGGGCGGCGGCCTGAAGGGCATCTTCAACCTGGAAAGCGGCTTCGACATCAGCCGCGGTACGAGCAACGACAGCCGTCTGTTCGGCCGTAAGGCGTACGTTGGTCTGCAAGGCCAGTGGGGCCAATTGACCCTGGGTCGTCAGACGAACCTGATGTACGACTTCACGACGCAATATGACCCGATGGCGCTGACCTCGCGCTACTCGATCCTGTCGCAAGACGCTGCCATGGGCGGCCGTGCTGACAACGCTGTGAAGTACGTGGGCACGTTCAACGGCCTCACGGCTTCGGCGCTGTACTCGTTCCGCAATGATGGTCAAGAAATTGCTGGCAACAGCAAGGTCGGTCGCGAGTGGAGTGCCGGCTTGAACTACGCAGCAGGCCCGTTCTCGGTGGGTGCTGTGTATGACCAAACGAACGGTAACTCACCCCTGACGGCTGACATCAAGGTGCAACGTGCGACTGCCGCTGGTACGTATGCCTTCGGTCCGGCCAAGCTGTTTGCAGGCTACCGTTGGGGCCACGTAACGGGTCTGCCGATTGCCGCCGAGACGCGTTCGAACCTCTACTGGCTGGGTGCTGGCTACCAAGCTACGCCGGCGCTGTCGCTGACGGGCGCTGCGTACTACCAGAACCACAAGTCCGATGTGGGCAACCCGTGGCTGTTCTCGGTGGGTGCCGACTACGCCTTGTCCAAGCGTACCGATGCGTACCTGAACCTGGCCTACGCAAAGAACAGCAGCAATGCACTGCTGCCGATTGGCGTTGCACAAGACACGACGCCTGCTGTGGTTGTGAACCCGGACGGTACGACCAGCAGCTCCAATCAAATGGGCGCGATGGTCGGTATTCGCCACAAGTTCTAA
- a CDS encoding response regulator transcription factor: MSAVGQAFHSVVAIDDHPLVLESIQALLAGSPYLQLVATAADGAEGLQLIRSARPKLAIIDINLPSLDGLELVRRVRAQRQDIGIVTISSESADDNARLAFLAGANAYVEKSEATAVLSAALLLAARGYLSFPHAAMGPAEGAGMATLTKRELRVNQLLTQGYGNTEIAQRLGISPKTVSTFKHRISKKIGLAA, encoded by the coding sequence ATGTCCGCCGTAGGTCAAGCCTTTCATTCGGTGGTCGCAATCGACGACCACCCCCTCGTTCTCGAGTCCATTCAAGCGCTGCTTGCCGGGTCACCGTATCTGCAGCTTGTCGCCACCGCAGCCGATGGGGCGGAGGGGCTGCAACTGATCCGCTCGGCGCGCCCCAAGCTGGCGATCATCGACATCAATCTGCCCAGCCTCGATGGCCTTGAACTGGTGCGGCGGGTTCGCGCGCAACGCCAGGACATTGGCATCGTGACGATCTCGTCGGAAAGCGCCGACGACAACGCGCGGCTAGCCTTCCTCGCCGGCGCGAATGCCTACGTCGAGAAATCGGAAGCCACCGCTGTCCTGTCGGCGGCCCTGTTGCTGGCCGCACGCGGGTATCTGTCGTTTCCCCATGCAGCGATGGGCCCCGCGGAAGGTGCGGGCATGGCAACGCTGACCAAACGGGAGCTGCGCGTGAATCAACTGCTCACGCAAGGCTACGGGAACACGGAGATCGCCCAGCGCCTCGGCATCTCGCCGAAAACGGTCTCGACCTTCAAGCACCGCATCTCCAAGAAGATCGGGCTCGCGGCCTGA
- a CDS encoding methyl-accepting chemotaxis protein, giving the protein MRTPPRHSAPEPATSLGTRLAVIGLIALVLVFGAFALANSHSSLRTLEANAQSAMRDQEAAMRDMIALFDGAMRTEADRFLTAFADAAPGPYSVDPAQTVEVAGKPTPTFKSGDTVLNLNYTVPDKFFARTGGTIATVFARTGDDFVRVTTSLKKENGERAIGTLLDRAHPSYKALMAGEPFRGLAWLFGVPYMSKYEPVRDASGKVIGALYVGVDVRTELALLKDKIRAHTIGKTGGYFVIDGKPGADQGKVLIDRNTAREGKNLLDAKDAAGQAWVREMIEQKDGILRHTLADTEGGAARERFTVFSQYPDWKLVIAGTAYVDELEADLIAARNRFLLLGLALGALLAAGLWWMLRRAVSMPLAEVVSVAERVAAGDLTHRLPATRRDEIGQLMRAINGVGDGLSGIVDKVRASASTIASSTGQIAAGNADLSARTEAQAGSLERTASSIEELAATVRQNADSAQHAHDMVQSASQAANAGGQTVERLVDTMSGIHTTAQKIADITGIIDGIAFQTNILALNAAVEAARAGEQGRGFAVVAGEVRSLAQRSAAAAKEIKALITRSVEEVQAGNEAARGAGDAMQDIVTRVERIAGFMGEISHASREQSQGIEEVNQAVTSMDEVTQQNAALVEEAAAAAESLRQQAQELRGAVDVFRLA; this is encoded by the coding sequence ATGCGAACGCCCCCTCGCCACTCCGCCCCTGAACCCGCCACCAGCCTCGGCACGCGGCTGGCCGTCATCGGCCTGATTGCCCTGGTGCTGGTGTTCGGCGCCTTTGCGCTGGCGAACTCGCACTCGAGCCTGCGCACGCTGGAAGCCAACGCGCAGTCGGCCATGCGTGACCAGGAGGCCGCCATGCGCGACATGATTGCGCTCTTCGACGGCGCCATGCGTACCGAGGCGGACCGCTTCCTCACCGCCTTTGCCGATGCCGCCCCCGGCCCCTACAGCGTGGACCCGGCGCAGACCGTGGAAGTGGCCGGCAAGCCCACGCCCACCTTCAAGAGCGGCGACACGGTGCTGAACCTCAACTACACCGTGCCGGACAAGTTCTTCGCCCGCACCGGCGGCACCATCGCCACCGTGTTTGCCCGCACCGGCGACGACTTCGTACGCGTGACGACCTCGCTCAAGAAGGAAAACGGCGAACGCGCCATCGGCACGCTGCTCGATCGCGCCCACCCCAGCTACAAGGCGCTGATGGCGGGCGAGCCATTCCGCGGCCTGGCGTGGCTGTTTGGCGTGCCCTACATGAGCAAATACGAGCCGGTGCGCGATGCTTCCGGCAAGGTGATCGGCGCGCTCTACGTGGGTGTGGACGTGCGCACCGAACTGGCGCTGCTCAAGGACAAGATCCGCGCGCACACCATCGGCAAGACCGGCGGCTACTTTGTCATCGATGGCAAGCCCGGTGCCGACCAGGGCAAGGTGCTGATCGACCGCAACACGGCGCGCGAAGGCAAGAACCTGCTCGACGCCAAGGACGCCGCCGGCCAGGCCTGGGTGCGCGAGATGATCGAGCAGAAGGACGGCATCCTGCGCCACACGCTGGCCGACACCGAAGGCGGTGCCGCGCGCGAGCGCTTCACCGTTTTCTCGCAGTACCCGGACTGGAAGCTGGTGATTGCCGGCACGGCCTACGTGGACGAACTGGAAGCCGATCTGATCGCTGCCCGCAACCGGTTCCTGCTGCTCGGTCTGGCGCTGGGCGCACTGCTGGCCGCCGGCCTGTGGTGGATGCTGCGCCGCGCAGTCAGCATGCCGCTGGCCGAAGTGGTGTCCGTGGCCGAGCGCGTGGCCGCCGGTGACCTGACGCACCGCTTGCCCGCCACCCGCCGCGACGAGATCGGCCAGTTGATGCGCGCCATCAACGGTGTCGGCGATGGTCTCTCGGGCATCGTCGACAAGGTGCGCGCCAGCGCGTCCACCATCGCCTCCAGCACCGGCCAGATCGCCGCGGGCAATGCAGACCTTTCCGCGCGCACCGAGGCACAGGCCGGCAGTCTGGAGCGCACCGCATCGAGCATCGAAGAACTGGCCGCCACCGTGCGCCAGAACGCCGACAGCGCGCAGCACGCGCACGACATGGTGCAGTCCGCCAGCCAGGCGGCCAACGCCGGTGGGCAGACCGTCGAGCGCCTGGTCGACACGATGTCGGGCATCCACACCACCGCACAGAAGATTGCCGACATCACGGGCATCATCGATGGCATCGCCTTCCAGACCAACATCCTGGCGCTGAACGCCGCCGTGGAAGCTGCCCGCGCAGGCGAGCAGGGCCGCGGCTTTGCCGTGGTGGCGGGCGAGGTGCGAAGCCTTGCGCAGCGCAGCGCCGCCGCCGCCAAGGAGATCAAGGCGCTCATCACCCGCTCGGTGGAAGAGGTGCAGGCCGGCAACGAAGCCGCGCGTGGTGCGGGGGACGCCATGCAGGACATCGTCACGCGTGTGGAGCGCATCGCCGGCTTCATGGGCGAGATCAGCCATGCCTCGCGCGAGCAGTCGCAGGGCATTGAAGAGGTCAACCAGGCCGTGACGTCGATGGACGAGGTGACGCAGCAGAACGCCGCGCTGGTGGAAGAGGCCGCCGCCGCCGCCGAAAGCCTGCGTCAACAGGCGCAGGAACTGCGCGGCGCGGTGGATGTGTTCCGGCTGGCGTGA
- a CDS encoding alginate lyase family protein translates to MRRLQPLCHGITLAFTAAALLCAMPTAQASCVVPPAEHTIDPPGFYDDPAGYQQAVKPMRAYIDRLNKAAEAGDWACTIDLLAGWAQGDALMGPITGYQGYYERSWAGTDFALVLMRAQKLGRLDAPRAAIIDNWLTRIAIATRDAQEINSLHNNLTYWAGLNLVAIGTVARRGDLVDDGVARVREGIRDIGPHGELQRELKRGDRALHYHTFALLPLVFTAELVRPRNIDLYAENQRAIGRLADLVTRAVQDPNSFRAVSPIKQELFPWTFQDELSWMEPYYASQHDTRLPALIAARRAFHEWRLGGNVTQAWGVTLP, encoded by the coding sequence ATGCGCAGACTCCAGCCGCTATGCCACGGCATCACCCTCGCATTCACCGCCGCAGCCTTGCTGTGCGCCATGCCGACCGCCCAGGCGAGCTGTGTCGTGCCGCCCGCCGAGCACACCATCGACCCGCCCGGTTTCTACGACGATCCGGCTGGCTACCAACAGGCCGTCAAGCCCATGCGCGCCTACATCGACCGGCTCAACAAGGCCGCGGAGGCCGGCGACTGGGCCTGCACGATCGATCTGCTTGCGGGCTGGGCGCAGGGCGACGCGTTGATGGGGCCGATCACGGGCTACCAGGGCTACTACGAGCGCTCGTGGGCAGGGACGGATTTCGCGCTGGTGCTCATGCGCGCGCAAAAGCTTGGGCGCCTCGATGCACCGCGCGCTGCCATCATCGACAACTGGCTCACACGCATCGCCATCGCCACCCGCGACGCGCAAGAGATCAACAGCCTGCACAACAACCTGACCTACTGGGCCGGGCTCAACCTGGTGGCCATCGGCACGGTGGCGCGCCGGGGTGACCTGGTGGACGATGGCGTCGCCCGCGTGCGGGAGGGCATCCGCGACATCGGCCCGCATGGCGAGCTGCAGCGCGAACTCAAACGCGGGGACCGCGCACTGCACTACCACACGTTCGCGCTGCTGCCGCTGGTGTTCACGGCCGAGCTGGTCAGGCCGCGCAACATCGATCTGTACGCCGAAAACCAGCGTGCGATCGGCCGGCTGGCAGACCTCGTCACGCGCGCGGTGCAGGACCCGAACAGCTTCCGCGCCGTCAGCCCCATCAAGCAAGAGCTGTTTCCGTGGACCTTCCAGGACGAGCTGTCGTGGATGGAGCCCTACTACGCCAGCCAGCACGACACGCGCCTGCCGGCGCTGATTGCGGCACGGCGTGCCTTCCATGAATGGCGACTGGGCGGCAATGTCACGCAGGCGTGGGGCGTGACATTGCCTTAG